ATCGCCTTTTTCATTCAAACAAATTTTCAAAAATATACCTCGGCAACAAGGGTGGCGTTAATTTTTGCCATGGAGCCTGTTTTCGCGGCAATTGCCGGATATTTTTGGGCTCATGAACGTTTATCTTTAAGTGCCCTTTTGGGTTGCGGCCTAATTTTTATGGGAATGATTTTCGCTGAACTGCCAGCAAATAAAATACCTTTGCTAAGAAAAAATAAAGGCATCGAAAGTTAACTAAAAAACTCCCTGCTATGGGAGTTTTAATTTATATTCCAAGCAATTCTTGTTCCTTAACAAAATTTATCGCTTCTTTTCTGGTATTGATCTTGTTCGAGATTAACGTTTCCAGCAATGACATATAAAAACTGCCATCGAATCTCCTCTGTGCTTTTAACGTCAGCTCGATAGCTGTATTAATCATTTCATCTGAAGCATTTGTATAGTGTTTTCCAAAAAAAATAAAGCCTATTGCATCTTCCTGAAATTGAAAGCCCTTTCCTTTCAAGTAGTGCAAATACTCTTCAACTGTTCGCACTGATAAACCAGCCCTCTCCCTCAAGCTTTAAAATATCCCTTTAAAATCTTAACCTAAAATTCAATGCTTTTCTATTCTTTTTTGTACATAAATGCCCAATTACTCCGACTGTTGTACCTAGTACTGCTCCGCCAACTTATTGTTCGAATGCCGGAGTTTTATTATTCGTAATGGAAAGACTAACGATTATGGGAGGTGAAGCATTAATGAGCAAAAAAGGGAATAACCGCGGTATGAAAGCACATGGAGTAAATCCACAAGGATATGGACAGGATACAGAATTTGCTGCAGAACCAAAAAGCAAACTAGAAAATGCAGCAAAGAAGAAAAACACAAAGTAACTATTTTCCCCAAAAAAGGTTGTCCCAAATCGAGACAACCTTTCACATTAGGAAATAATAGCTTCATCAAACGGAAGCAGCCGCTGTACTCCTCGAAGCTCAATTTCCATCAATTTATTTAATGCTTTTTCTTTTTCAATTCTAAGTCCTGCCTCTTCCAAGGCACAGCTAACTGGAACATCACATTTTATTTCAGCGAGCATTCTCGACAGGTGGAGCATGTCTAAATCCTGCTCAATTTTTGTCTTATTGGATTTTGATAACCGATCTAAGTTTGAAATAATACCTTCAATATGTTCAAATTCCTGTAAAAGCTTTAATGCAGTCTTTTCACCGATTCCTCTCACTCCTGGATAATTATCACTTGTGTCACCCATCAATGCTTTTAAGTCAATCATCTGCCTTGGGGTAATCCCTTTCTCTTCAAAGAAAGTTTGTGGAGTGTGAACAAGGTAATTCCCATAGCCTTTTTTCAATAAAATGACTGAGATTCTTTCGTCAAGAAGCTGAAGAATATCTTGGTCACCGGTTAAAATGGATACATGAGTATGATTCTTCATTTGATTGGCAATGGTTCCAATGCAATCATCCGCTTCATATCCTTTTAGTCCAATATTTGGAATATCAAAAGAAGCGACAACTTCTTTTACTAAGTCAAATTGCGGGATCAGTTCTATCGGAGCCTCGCCTCTATTTCCTTTATAATCAGCAAATAACTCTGTTCGAAAGGTTTTACTCCCCATATCCCAACAAACGGCCAGGTGTGTAGGTTTGAACGAAGATACCGCTGTAAATAAATGTTTTACGAAGCCATGGATTCCATTCGTGGGAATGCCTTTAGAATTTATCATATATTGTCCTGTCACAGCCGTAGCATAAAAGGCACGGAATAACAGGGCCATTCCATCAACAAGCATAAGTGAAGGCTTTTGATTATTCATTTCCTTAGTCCCCCTTATAAAAAAACAACACGAGTTCCATTATAACATAAGATGGCCCCTGAAAATTATTCGATTTTATTTTCCTCATAGGAAATCCAGTCGCTAAAGCTCCCAACATAGAGCTTTACCTTTTCAAAACCTGCTTCTTTTAATGCAAGAAAATTTGGTACGGCGGTTACCCCTGAACCGCAGTAAACAATGATTTGACTGTCAGAATCAATATCTGAAAACCTTTGTTTTTGTTCAACTACTGGTAAATATTGATTACCTCTTAATCCCTTCATCCACGGCTTATTTATCGCACCAGGGATATGGCCGGCTTTTTTATCAATTGGTTCTTCCAAACCAAGATAACGCTTTTCTTCACGGGAATCGATTAGGATCTTGTTTTGTTTTTCAACTGCTTCTTTCACTTCTTCAACAGATGCTAACAATTCAGACCTCAGATTGACAAGAAAATCCGCTTTTTCAAAGGCAGGAATATCCTCCGTTACAGGATTATTCACTTCCAACCAGCATTTATATCCACCGTCAAGCACGTACACCTCTTCATGGCCGAGGTATTGAAGGAGCCACCAAAATCGTGCGGCGTAAGATCCTTCACCATTATCGTAAGCAATGACCGTTGTATCAGAACTAATACCTGCCGCCTCTAACTTCATTACCAATTCAGCTACATTTGGCAATGGATGCCGTCCCCCATGTTCCCCAACTGGAGCTGACAAATCTTTTTCTAAATCAAAGAAAACTGCATAAGGAATATGATTGCTTAAATAGTCCCGTTTCCCTATTTCGGGTTCTGCTAATGAGAATCGGCAATCGACAATTCTTACATTATTTGCATTTAAATTTTTCAATAACCATTCCTTGTCCTTAACATATTTCATGCTAAAGGGCCCCCTTATTTAGCTAATTCTTCTGTAAGTTTATCTTGGATGTCAGTTAAAAGTTCTATCGAAAGTCCACCATCTAAGGCTGAAAGAAGGCTTAAATAAAAATCATCCGCCTGCTCAGTCATTTGCATTACTAACTGATTGAATTCGTTATTCAATTCAGTTGAATAATGTCTTTTTAACCGATTAGATTCTTGCTTCAAATAGTTGTCTGCAAGTGCATTTAGGATACTATTAAGTTCATCGCTCATGAGTTTCTTTTCGTTTTTTTCAAAAAAGGCCTTTGGATTTTTAAAATACGCCATTGCTTTCGCAAACATCTGAAGGTCTAAACCCATAAAGGCAGTTGGAAAATCAATTTCTTCACTTTGGACTTTTTCAAATATAGAAAAGGAAAGGTCATGGTTTATGTCTATAAGGTTCTTAATGAGCCCTGTTTGATACTCCGTAAGTAGCCTTTCAATAAAGCGGTCAATTCTGACAGTGGTTGCTCTCATTTCTTGGGCAAAATCATAACCAAGGCTTTCGAGAAATTCATCAAGTGCTGCTTGCAGCGACTTTTTCAGATTGCGGCCGTCGTCTCGAAGTGATGACGGATTAAATGCCTCTTTAAAGAAATCACCAAAACGCAAGAATACTCTTTGCTTAATATAGTAAACTAATTCTTCCGCCTCCATGTGCAAACGGTTCTGCAACGGCTCAGCGGTTTGTTTTTCCATTAACTCCTTGATCGTCCCCTTTTGCTTTTCAATCTCGGATCGTTTTTGCTCCTTAACTGAATGGTCTTCCCTCGAGCTTTGAATAAGCTTGCCTATCAGTTCATGCACTCGAGCAAATTCTTTTTCGGCTGACGAGATGGCCATCTCCGTTAAGTCCCTAGAAATAAAATGATAAAACGCTTGCTCGAACTTGCTCATTCCAGAACCTACGATAAGTTTTGAATTCATTTTTTCATTTATGGCAAGCAAACTTGATAATGGATACAGATGAGGATTTCTGATTCCATATTTCATTAGCTGCTCTGAGACATATTCTGTCACCGTTTCCTGTTCTTCTTCATTTTCTGCAAGATCGATCGCATTAATTATGAAGAACATTTTATCCATTTGGAACGATTCCTTTACACGTCCAAGCTGGATTAAAAATTCTCGGTCGGCTTTTGAAAATGCATGGTTGTAATATGTGACAAAAAGGATTGCATCTGAGTTTTTAATGTAATCAAAGGCTACACCAGTATGGCGGGCGTTAATGGAATCAGCTCCCGGGGTATCAACGAGTGTTATTCCTTTTTGTGTTAACTCACAATCATAGTACAGCTCAATCCATTCGACGTAGCATGATTTTTCTTCCTTTGCGACAAATTCATGAAATTCTTTTATGTCAGTTTCCTTTACGGTTCCGAGTAATTCTACAAAGGATGAATATCCTTTCTTAAATGCCTGTAAAAATGCAAAATGAGTTTTCTCTAGAACTCCTTCTCTCCCTTTCTCAAGCATAACTTGATCAATTATTTCTGCGCCCGCATAGAAATCATTAGCATGTAAATCAAAAACCTTTAAGGCACGATTTACATCCTCAAGCATCGTGTCTCGCTCCTTAAACTTAACCAGAACTGTTCCATGTGGATGTACATCTGAAACCGGCTTAATCTTATTGATGGCAGCCGTAGTCGGATTAGGCGAAACAGGTAATACTTTTTCTCCCAATAGGGCATTAGCAAAAGAGGATTTTCCGGCACTAAAGGCACCAAATAACGCAACCGTGAATCCTTTATTTTCTAATCTTTCTGCTTTATCGTTTAATTCCTTTGCAAGCTTTTGAAAACCAGGCAGGGGTTTGATTAGTTTTGATACGTGATAAAGTCTCTCAGTAGTATTCTTCAATCGGACTTCACCTTGACCGCTATCATTTGTCCTTGGATCCAGAATGAAAGGTACTTCACTTGTTTTATCAGATTTTCGCTTTTCTTGTTGTAAAGATTTCGTTTCTTCAGTGGAATTAACCACTTCATATTCTTCCTCTTCTTGAACAAAAAGCTCATACACATCTTCATGAAAATCTCCAGATTGAATAAAAAGAGCATCGATTGCTTTTTCTCGTAAAAAACTGTTTTGTTCAAGCTTTTTCAGCCCTTCTATAGCTTTTACGTATCTCTCTATTTTGAATAATTCTTTTTCGTCCTGTTCCTTTACCTTAGCCGTTTGATTTTTTAAAGCTTCTAAAAAATTCTTTTTAAAATCAGCAAGTTGGTTTCTCGCGATCCTTTTGATCCCATTGGCAACGTCCTCTGTATAATGGATGACATAGTCTCCAGTTACATGTGCCCCTGATTTCACTGTATTGATTACCAAATCAATTGGGACAGGGATGGAAAAGGATTGCGCTAAACCTTGAAGCTCGACTTGATTAAGTTCCGATTCCTTTAAGGTTCGAAGCAGAAATTCTCTTAAATGCCACTCAAGCTGTGATTTTGTTTTTTCAAGCAGATCCTGATAAAAACTGTCTAATCTCTTATTCTTCTCATCTAAGGTTTTTTGCTTAGAAAACAGGAATCCTACTTTAAATTCTGACTGAAAGGATTCTAGAAAGCTTTCCGCTAACTCCCTTGTTTGAAAAGGCATGAGATAAGCACTTTTCATGATTTGGGCTATATTGTTATCAAATTCCCTTTCCTTATCAAGCGTACCTTCCTTTATTTTCTTTAGATTGGAGGTGAGTCTTTGATAGGAGGTTACTATATCTTGTTTTTCCTGCTCTGTTACTTCTTTTAAAATTTCAAGAGTGGGTGTAAACCCCTCTTCTTCCAGCCAATTTGCTTGGTTTACATGATCTTGGGCTATTTTTTTTAATGAATGAAAAATGGATGGAACGATCAATTGATCCTTTGCATCCAATTTTTCAGCAATAAAAGCTTGAAGCTGTTGGAATTCATTAAAAGGGTGTTCTTTATACTTTAATGATGTATAAAAAATCCTTGCAGGATGGACTCCCCATGACGCAAACGAATCAACAACACTTTTTTGAAAGTCTGAAAAACTTAATTCCTCATCTTTATGTTTATCAATTTGGTTAATAACTAGATAAACTTCTTTGCCGACCTTCGTTAATTCCTTTGTAAATAAAAAATTCAATTCAGCTTGGACATGATTGTAATCCATCACATAAAAGATTAAATCAGCTAGATGAATGGCGGATTCCGTTGCGATCCGGTGTGCATCATCGGCAGAATCGATTCCCGGTGTATCCATAATCACTGTATTCGATGGCAGACGGGAATCGCTATTACTAATCTCCAGTTCTTCGATACTGTCACCATCTTTACAATATTTTTTAACTAAATCATAGTCATACGGTGCTAAATAAAGCCTAGGTTTTTCATTTTTAAAAAATACTTTCGCATAATCCTCACCGGATTTAACTTTCACTAGGTTTGCACTAGTCGGAATCGGACTTGATGGCAATAAATTTCCCCCGACAACTTGATTGATAATCGTTGATTTTCCCGCGGAAAAATGACCGCAGAACGCTATAAGGAATTCCCGATTCTCTATCTTTTTGGCAAGCTGTTTTACTTTTTCGGCTTGTATTGGATCATGTTGATTGATTAAATACTCATATATCGAAACGATTTTTCGTTTTAATGTTTGAATAGTTTCGTTCTGATTGGCTGTTTGCACCATTTTCATTATTCCCCTTAACAACTTAGTAATAATTTTTATTTTATACGATAATTCAAACTTTTCCTATCTTAACACCCCTTTTGTCAAAAACAATTTTTTAGCAGAAAAAAGACCAAGGTTCAGTACCTTGGCCAATTAAATAAGCAATTCCTTATTGAGTAACATTTTTTAAGACGTGCTTCATGACAAATGCATAAATAATAATCGTTCCACCAACAAAAGCAAAAGCCATATGTAACACCTTCCTTATCATACTCTCACCTGAGAATGATTTTCATTGTTAAATTCATTTTAGCACGACTGATAATCATTTTCAATACTCCGTGTGTAACTGTCACATTTATTTAACAATCCTTGGAATAAAACGATTACAGTCTTGAAAGACTCCTTCATATTCCGTTAATGATTTAAGTGCTTTTTCTTCCTCAGGAATTCGTACCATCAGCATAATTACATTTAATACAGTAAACAGAAAAGCGGTATAGTAAGCGCTAAACAATAATGGCACAGTAATCAGTTCAATTGCGACCACAAAATAATTCGGATGTTTTAAAAATCGGTATGGGCCTTTCCTAACCACCTTCGCCCCCTGTAAGACAATAATCTTCGTGTTCCAATACTTTCCGAGAGATGTGATTGCCCAAATTCTCATGAACTGGGCAAAACAAAATAGACTAAAAACAATTGGCCATACATGGGAAAGCTCCCTTTCAAACAAAACCTTTTCGGTGGATAATACGACAAAAAACAGTACATGGATCATGACCATATACTTATAGTGCTTTTCACCAAACTCGACTGCTCCCTGCTGCTTCATCCATTTCTCATTACCCTTTGCAATAAAAAGTTCTACAATGCGCTGAATGATGACAAAACTAATTACTATTATAAATAGAAGGAGATCAGTCATTTATTTCCACCTCAGTAAGAGTAATTCGGAACTGAATCCTGGGCCAAGTGCTGTTCCTAGACCAATAGCGTTTTTAGGAATGTCCATCTCCATAAATCGCCTTAACACATAAAATATCGTTGCTGAAGACATATTTCCATATTGCCTTAAAACCTCCAAAGAAATCTCATTCATGGAAGGTGGAATATTTAAAGCCTTTACATATGCATCCAATACCTTTTTACCGCCAGGATGGGCAATGAAACAGTCAATTTGCCCCAGGTCGGTTTTATGCTCTGCTAAAAAACTCGTTACATTTGGCTTTAGCCAGCCTTCGATAATATGTGGGATATCACGGGAAAATATGACGAATAAGCCAGTATTCATTAATTCCCAGCCCATCACATCCAAAGAATTCGGCATAAGTGTAGATTGCGTTGCGATAATCGAAGGTGATGCTGCCTTCTTGCAATACTCCTCTTTTTTTACTTCATCACCGCAAACCAATGCGCAGGCAATTCCATCGGCAAAAAGTGATGTTCCAATTAGATTACTTTTTGAAAGGTCATTTTTCTGAAATGTTAAGCTGCATAGTTCAACAGATAGAACGATGACTTTTGCCTTTGGAAACGCTAAACAATACTCAAATGCCCTTGATAATCCGGCTGCACCACCGGCACAGCCAAGCCCCCAGATCGGTACCCGTTTTGTATGTGGTTTAAAAGGCAATTGGTCCATAATTCTTGCTTCAATACTTGGGGTTGATATGCCAGTTGTTGAAATAAAAAAAATGGCGTCTATCTCTTCAAAAGAAATATTCTTCTTAAGGAAGGTAGGATTAGTTAAGCATTTCACAACCGCTTCTTTTCCATGGATCACAGCGGACTCAATATAGGCATAGTTCTTCTCTTCAAAAGAATGATTTTCTTTAAACCATTCAATATTTTTGACAAAATGTCTTTTTTCAATTTGCCCGTTCTGAAAGGCTTTTAACAGTCTTTCAATATCCTTAAATGAATCAGCAAAAAGTTCTCTTGCAAACTCAGATGCTTGGTTCTGGGTAATTTCAAAAGGGGGAATAACCTCTGATACAGAAATAATGGCAGGCATCATCATTCTCCTTCCACATATGTAAGGGTATTTTTTCCAGCATTCAAAAGATTTATTCGAGGGATTTATAATTATTTGATAAAAAAAAGCTTCCCAAGACAGGGAAGCAAACGTTTTGAAGGTTGTTGTTGTGCAATTAAATTATAACTTGGATTAAGATTTCCTTCATTATATAAACATTTCCAATATCATTATTGCTTTTCAGATTGCTTTTGAACCTCAATCTTTATTTTGTTGCTCGCCAATAATCCACAAACTTTGCAATATTCTTCTTTATTATATAGAAGTCGACATTTTTCGCAATAGAATTTCTCCAACTAGACCACTCACTTCCTATGATAATTAAGGCATTTGTTTTTATCCTGTATTAACGGGCCGTAAGATACCCGCTTCAAGACTTTGAGACAATTAAAAAGAATAAGTTGGGATCAACTGAAAGTTAATACCCGATAGGTAGATACAGTGAAACTTGCCGATGTGCTTTTCATCGGCTTTGTTGAATCAATCGGGCTCGTACTTCTTTATCAGGGCGACAGCCTTGATCATTGAGACCATACAACAGGACTAACAATTAATAGAGGAAAAAACACTGATTGAAGGGTCTCTTTATTATATTTTTGATTTTTCACCAATGTGACTTTAATTTTACGCCTCAAACCCTCTTGTTTGTGAAATATTATTCAATTACTTTTATCACAGGGAAGGTTTGATAGTTCACATTTTCTTCACATTTACACCTGATTCGTTGTGATAAAAATCACTGTTGCATCAAGTTTTTAACATTAACATAGTAGATACCTAAGGTATGAACAATTTGTGAATTTCGAAATTTCATAGTTTACTTTCACGATTGTTTTGTATTATGAAAGAGAACTTATTTATTTAATTCAATTTTCTGAAGGGAGTGCAAGGGGATGGCGAAAGCGGAACTGAATACAAAACAAAAAACAGAAGTAGAAGACAGCTCTTCTCTTAAAGGGACATTAGCGTCCGTTTTC
The DNA window shown above is from Neobacillus sp. WH10 and carries:
- the sspL gene encoding small, acid-soluble spore protein L; the protein is MSKKGNNRGMKAHGVNPQGYGQDTEFAAEPKSKLENAAKKKNTK
- a CDS encoding sulfurtransferase, yielding MKYVKDKEWLLKNLNANNVRIVDCRFSLAEPEIGKRDYLSNHIPYAVFFDLEKDLSAPVGEHGGRHPLPNVAELVMKLEAAGISSDTTVIAYDNGEGSYAARFWWLLQYLGHEEVYVLDGGYKCWLEVNNPVTEDIPAFEKADFLVNLRSELLASVEEVKEAVEKQNKILIDSREEKRYLGLEEPIDKKAGHIPGAINKPWMKGLRGNQYLPVVEQKQRFSDIDSDSQIIVYCGSGVTAVPNFLALKEAGFEKVKLYVGSFSDWISYEENKIE
- a CDS encoding isoprenylcysteine carboxylmethyltransferase family protein; translated protein: MTDLLLFIIVISFVIIQRIVELFIAKGNEKWMKQQGAVEFGEKHYKYMVMIHVLFFVVLSTEKVLFERELSHVWPIVFSLFCFAQFMRIWAITSLGKYWNTKIIVLQGAKVVRKGPYRFLKHPNYFVVAIELITVPLLFSAYYTAFLFTVLNVIMLMVRIPEEEKALKSLTEYEGVFQDCNRFIPRIVK
- a CDS encoding 3-oxoacyl-[acyl-carrier-protein] synthase III C-terminal domain-containing protein → MPAIISVSEVIPPFEITQNQASEFARELFADSFKDIERLLKAFQNGQIEKRHFVKNIEWFKENHSFEEKNYAYIESAVIHGKEAVVKCLTNPTFLKKNISFEEIDAIFFISTTGISTPSIEARIMDQLPFKPHTKRVPIWGLGCAGGAAGLSRAFEYCLAFPKAKVIVLSVELCSLTFQKNDLSKSNLIGTSLFADGIACALVCGDEVKKEEYCKKAASPSIIATQSTLMPNSLDVMGWELMNTGLFVIFSRDIPHIIEGWLKPNVTSFLAEHKTDLGQIDCFIAHPGGKKVLDAYVKALNIPPSMNEISLEVLRQYGNMSSATIFYVLRRFMEMDIPKNAIGLGTALGPGFSSELLLLRWK
- a CDS encoding DUF6123 family protein; the encoded protein is MRTVEEYLHYLKGKGFQFQEDAIGFIFFGKHYTNASDEMINTAIELTLKAQRRFDGSFYMSLLETLISNKINTRKEAINFVKEQELLGI
- a CDS encoding cytochrome c oxidase subunit 2A, with product MAKAELNTKQKTEVEDSSSLKGTLASVFLLGAFLIVTWVGVYYLFVDRF
- a CDS encoding dynamin family protein, which produces MKMVQTANQNETIQTLKRKIVSIYEYLINQHDPIQAEKVKQLAKKIENREFLIAFCGHFSAGKSTIINQVVGGNLLPSSPIPTSANLVKVKSGEDYAKVFFKNEKPRLYLAPYDYDLVKKYCKDGDSIEELEISNSDSRLPSNTVIMDTPGIDSADDAHRIATESAIHLADLIFYVMDYNHVQAELNFLFTKELTKVGKEVYLVINQIDKHKDEELSFSDFQKSVVDSFASWGVHPARIFYTSLKYKEHPFNEFQQLQAFIAEKLDAKDQLIVPSIFHSLKKIAQDHVNQANWLEEEGFTPTLEILKEVTEQEKQDIVTSYQRLTSNLKKIKEGTLDKEREFDNNIAQIMKSAYLMPFQTRELAESFLESFQSEFKVGFLFSKQKTLDEKNKRLDSFYQDLLEKTKSQLEWHLREFLLRTLKESELNQVELQGLAQSFSIPVPIDLVINTVKSGAHVTGDYVIHYTEDVANGIKRIARNQLADFKKNFLEALKNQTAKVKEQDEKELFKIERYVKAIEGLKKLEQNSFLREKAIDALFIQSGDFHEDVYELFVQEEEEYEVVNSTEETKSLQQEKRKSDKTSEVPFILDPRTNDSGQGEVRLKNTTERLYHVSKLIKPLPGFQKLAKELNDKAERLENKGFTVALFGAFSAGKSSFANALLGEKVLPVSPNPTTAAINKIKPVSDVHPHGTVLVKFKERDTMLEDVNRALKVFDLHANDFYAGAEIIDQVMLEKGREGVLEKTHFAFLQAFKKGYSSFVELLGTVKETDIKEFHEFVAKEEKSCYVEWIELYYDCELTQKGITLVDTPGADSINARHTGVAFDYIKNSDAILFVTYYNHAFSKADREFLIQLGRVKESFQMDKMFFIINAIDLAENEEEQETVTEYVSEQLMKYGIRNPHLYPLSSLLAINEKMNSKLIVGSGMSKFEQAFYHFISRDLTEMAISSAEKEFARVHELIGKLIQSSREDHSVKEQKRSEIEKQKGTIKELMEKQTAEPLQNRLHMEAEELVYYIKQRVFLRFGDFFKEAFNPSSLRDDGRNLKKSLQAALDEFLESLGYDFAQEMRATTVRIDRFIERLLTEYQTGLIKNLIDINHDLSFSIFEKVQSEEIDFPTAFMGLDLQMFAKAMAYFKNPKAFFEKNEKKLMSDELNSILNALADNYLKQESNRLKRHYSTELNNEFNQLVMQMTEQADDFYLSLLSALDGGLSIELLTDIQDKLTEELAK
- a CDS encoding 5'-3' exonuclease; this translates as MNNQKPSLMLVDGMALLFRAFYATAVTGQYMINSKGIPTNGIHGFVKHLFTAVSSFKPTHLAVCWDMGSKTFRTELFADYKGNRGEAPIELIPQFDLVKEVVASFDIPNIGLKGYEADDCIGTIANQMKNHTHVSILTGDQDILQLLDERISVILLKKGYGNYLVHTPQTFFEEKGITPRQMIDLKALMGDTSDNYPGVRGIGEKTALKLLQEFEHIEGIISNLDRLSKSNKTKIEQDLDMLHLSRMLAEIKCDVPVSCALEEAGLRIEKEKALNKLMEIELRGVQRLLPFDEAIIS